A region from the Mesorhizobium sp. J8 genome encodes:
- a CDS encoding SDR family NAD(P)-dependent oxidoreductase, with product MFRKSRRALVTGAGAADGIGIATARALGEAGLSVVITASSARVEQRAEELRREGLDISALVADLTLSGDVERLRSEAGEIDILVNNAGMGTVAQPALQRRFLDLSESDWDRGIDVSLKTAFLSTRGFLAGMVRRGHGRVVNMASVTGPYVSNEGEAAYSAAKAGMIGLTHALALEVGRSGVTVNAVAPGWIATGASTPEELVAARNTPLGRAGSPAEVAAAVLFLASDAASYVNGAVLVVDGGNILQERKG from the coding sequence GTGTTCCGCAAATCCCGTAGGGCGTTGGTGACCGGCGCAGGCGCCGCCGACGGCATCGGCATCGCGACGGCGCGGGCGCTTGGCGAAGCCGGTCTTTCGGTCGTCATCACCGCCTCGTCCGCACGCGTCGAGCAACGCGCAGAGGAATTGCGGCGGGAGGGGCTCGATATTAGCGCCTTGGTGGCCGACCTGACGCTTTCCGGCGACGTCGAGCGTTTGCGCTCCGAGGCCGGCGAGATCGATATCCTCGTCAACAATGCCGGGATGGGCACCGTCGCCCAGCCGGCATTGCAGCGCCGGTTTCTCGACCTCAGCGAAAGCGACTGGGACCGTGGCATCGATGTCAGCCTGAAGACCGCCTTCTTGAGCACGCGCGGATTCCTGGCCGGCATGGTGCGGCGCGGTCATGGGCGCGTCGTCAACATGGCCTCGGTCACCGGGCCTTACGTGTCCAACGAAGGCGAGGCCGCCTATTCCGCGGCCAAGGCTGGCATGATCGGGCTGACGCATGCGCTTGCCCTGGAGGTCGGCCGCAGCGGCGTCACGGTCAATGCCGTGGCGCCGGGCTGGATCGCGACCGGCGCTTCGACCCCGGAGGAACTCGTCGCCGCCCGGAACACGCCGCTTGGCCGCGCCGGCAGCCCCGCGGAAGTCGCGGCCGCCGTGCTGTTCCTGGCCTCCGATGCGGCGAGCTATGTCAACGGCGCGGTCCTCGTCGTGGATGGCGGCAACATCTTGCAGGAACGCAAGGGGTGA
- a CDS encoding SDR family NAD(P)-dependent oxidoreductase, translated as MAGRTVLIGGGAGGMGLATGLRFAADGERIALADLAGPKLDAAVATIVATGADAVGLPLDIRSVAACRDVVAKASEWGGAIDILVNAAGVWLEGPANAVAEEQWDLVLDVNLKGAFFLISAAIEHLAAAQGVIVNIASDAGIVGNNGASVYCASKGGLVLLTKALALELAPQGIRVNAVCPGDTATPMIEYQAKTYGADDPDGYKRRLLGHYPQGDKARFIQVEEIASFIHYLCQPGAAPITGAALSIDFGVSAGY; from the coding sequence ATGGCTGGAAGGACGGTCCTGATCGGTGGCGGCGCCGGGGGAATGGGTCTCGCGACCGGACTGCGCTTCGCCGCTGACGGCGAGCGGATCGCGCTTGCCGATCTTGCCGGCCCCAAGCTCGACGCAGCCGTGGCGACGATTGTCGCGACCGGAGCGGATGCGGTGGGTTTGCCGCTCGACATCCGCTCCGTCGCCGCCTGCCGCGACGTGGTGGCCAAGGCGAGCGAATGGGGCGGCGCGATCGACATCCTTGTCAACGCCGCCGGCGTCTGGCTCGAAGGGCCGGCAAACGCGGTCGCGGAAGAGCAGTGGGACCTGGTGCTGGACGTCAATCTCAAGGGAGCCTTCTTCCTGATCTCGGCCGCCATAGAGCATCTGGCGGCGGCGCAAGGCGTGATCGTCAACATCGCCTCCGACGCCGGCATCGTCGGCAACAACGGGGCTTCCGTCTATTGCGCCTCGAAAGGCGGGCTGGTGCTCTTGACCAAGGCTCTTGCCCTGGAACTTGCCCCGCAAGGCATCAGGGTCAACGCCGTCTGCCCCGGCGACACGGCGACGCCGATGATCGAATATCAGGCAAAGACCTATGGCGCAGACGACCCCGACGGCTACAAGCGCCGGCTTCTCGGGCACTATCCGCAGGGCGACAAAGCAAGGTTCATCCAGGTGGAAGAGATCGCTTCCTTCATCCACTATCTTTGCCAGCCGGGCGCGGCGCCGATCACCGGGGCCGCGCTTTCGATCGATTTCGGCGTCAGTGCCGGTTACTGA
- a CDS encoding ROK family transcriptional regulator: MESRGEATVHDISSIRAKSGTNQEGTSAHNRRVMIEALRLNGALSRADLARATQLTKQAVSNIVEDLERDGLVVALDAVRKGRGQPFTPYRLVPEGAFAIGLQIDRHLTRVVVVDLVGKVIARAEAGLPLDEPSPGVQTILGLVADVRRELVGISAQFERRLVGLGVAMPGPFGLKDSDDKWMMPAWQQFPLLETLAAGTGLNVGLQNDAAACATAERIVGAAHGVDHAVCLYVGYGIAAGLILNGELYNGGNGNAGEIGRALLSPAGPGSTPLEHRASLASLYQHLGLDPTESGLYETLGALALAQDPRVTSWVERAASDLRWSVHLIETIFDPQTVILTSSAPEALARLLLQAMHPLLPSIADRPVRRLPRLQLGSTDPWAIAVGAAAEPISRAFDPRFSAILKAG; this comes from the coding sequence ACCGCCGCGTCATGATCGAGGCGCTGCGGCTCAACGGCGCGCTGTCTCGCGCCGATCTGGCGCGGGCGACACAGCTCACCAAGCAGGCTGTCTCCAACATCGTCGAGGATCTCGAGCGGGACGGCCTGGTCGTGGCGCTGGATGCGGTGCGCAAGGGCAGGGGGCAGCCCTTCACGCCTTATCGGCTGGTTCCGGAGGGTGCTTTTGCGATCGGGCTGCAGATCGACAGGCATTTGACGCGGGTGGTGGTGGTCGATCTCGTCGGCAAGGTGATCGCTCGCGCCGAGGCAGGCCTGCCGCTCGATGAGCCGTCCCCCGGCGTCCAGACCATCCTTGGTCTCGTCGCGGATGTCAGGCGCGAGCTGGTCGGCATTTCCGCGCAGTTCGAACGGCGGCTGGTCGGCCTTGGCGTGGCCATGCCGGGACCTTTCGGGCTGAAGGATTCCGACGACAAATGGATGATGCCCGCCTGGCAGCAATTCCCGCTGCTCGAGACGCTTGCCGCTGGCACCGGATTGAATGTCGGGCTGCAGAACGACGCGGCTGCGTGCGCCACGGCAGAGCGCATCGTCGGAGCCGCGCATGGCGTCGATCATGCGGTCTGCCTTTATGTCGGCTATGGCATCGCCGCGGGGCTTATCCTGAACGGCGAGCTTTACAATGGCGGCAACGGCAATGCCGGCGAGATCGGCAGGGCATTGCTGTCGCCGGCCGGTCCCGGCTCGACGCCGTTGGAGCACCGCGCCTCGCTCGCCTCGCTCTACCAGCATCTTGGCCTCGACCCCACCGAGAGTGGGCTCTACGAGACGCTCGGCGCGCTGGCGCTCGCGCAAGACCCGAGGGTCACAAGTTGGGTCGAAAGAGCCGCGTCCGACCTGCGCTGGAGCGTGCATCTGATCGAGACGATCTTCGATCCGCAAACCGTCATCCTCACCAGCAGCGCGCCCGAGGCGCTGGCCCGGCTGCTGCTTCAGGCCATGCATCCGCTGCTGCCCTCGATCGCGGACCGGCCCGTCCGGCGCCTGCCGCGGTTGCAGCTCGGCAGCACCGATCCCTGGGCAATCGCGGTGGGCGCCGCGGCCGAGCCGATCAGCCGGGCCTTCGATCCGCGTTTCTCCGCTATCCTGAAAGCCGGATAG